The Prochlorococcus marinus str. MIT 9301 genome window below encodes:
- the nusB gene encoding transcription antitermination factor NusB has protein sequence MHNRSLSRELSLISLGLIKDKGDLKLNKFQIEEIFESALDSLIKYCREELDNCESELENASQKILDSELQEGVDSSYSNVRDELKKSLIKIETVMNTLSITLDFPKLIVSSGQIDIREDVNQRICNIINNLKSIDSDIDQAMDGWRLKRLPRIDRDILRLAYVDINFLNTPVAVACDEAVNLANKYSDLQGRKFINGVLRRLQTI, from the coding sequence ATGCATAATAGATCTCTTTCTAGAGAATTATCTTTAATTTCTCTTGGCCTCATAAAAGATAAAGGTGATTTGAAATTAAATAAATTTCAGATAGAAGAAATTTTTGAATCTGCTTTGGATTCCCTAATAAAGTATTGCAGAGAGGAATTAGATAATTGTGAGTCAGAGTTAGAAAATGCTTCACAGAAAATATTAGATAGTGAATTGCAAGAAGGTGTTGATTCCTCTTATTCAAATGTGCGAGATGAGTTAAAAAAATCACTTATAAAAATTGAAACTGTAATGAATACACTCTCAATAACTCTAGATTTCCCAAAATTAATTGTTTCTAGCGGCCAGATTGATATTAGAGAGGATGTGAATCAAAGGATTTGTAATATAATTAATAACCTTAAAAGTATTGATTCTGATATTGATCAGGCAATGGATGGCTGGAGATTAAAACGATTACCGAGAATTGATAGGGATATTTTGCGTCTAGCTTATGTGGATATCAATTTTTTGAATACACCTGTAGCTGTTGCTTGTGATGAGGCTGTTAATTTAGCTAATAAATATAGTGACTTGCAAGGAAGAAAATTTATTAATGGAGTTTTAAGGAGATTACAAACAATTTAA
- the ftsY gene encoding signal recognition particle-docking protein FtsY has translation MTNIESDNSREWAAQAYALLKKQQVEQKQELQKQEEQKQELQKQEEQKQELQKQEEQKQELQKQEEQKQELQKQEEQKQELIDITNKENISIQSKTITEPQLGEFDDNFTWSAMVLAAQGKKINQISIDEIDWLTKLRRGLEETRKGFVTELLDKLGDDPLTPEALDDLETLLIRADVGIDSTDKVISSLRTKLNEEVLGAEAGIKFLKKELKLIIDKPIKSSGTDLLVPQKGKLNVWLLVGVNGVGKTTTLGKLAYLSSKSNYKTLIAAADTFRAAAVEQLKVWGDRSNVEVISNQSKNADPAAVVFDAINSAKKRNVDLLLVDTAGRLQTKNNLMDELAKIKKIIDRKVPDAIVESLLVLDASQGQNGLKQAKSFAKSADLSGAIITKLDGTSRGGVSLAVSEEVNLPIRFIGAGEGIKDLRPFNSYEFVEAMLADK, from the coding sequence ATGACTAATATTGAATCCGATAATTCTCGTGAGTGGGCTGCACAAGCTTATGCACTTTTAAAAAAACAACAGGTAGAGCAAAAGCAAGAATTACAGAAACAAGAAGAGCAAAAGCAAGAATTACAGAAACAAGAAGAGCAAAAGCAAGAATTACAGAAACAAGAAGAGCAAAAGCAAGAATTACAGAAACAAGAAGAGCAAAAGCAAGAATTACAGAAACAAGAAGAGCAAAAGCAAGAATTGATTGATATTACTAATAAAGAAAATATTTCTATACAGTCTAAAACTATTACTGAACCTCAATTAGGAGAATTTGATGATAATTTTACTTGGTCTGCAATGGTATTAGCTGCTCAAGGAAAAAAAATAAATCAAATATCGATTGATGAAATTGATTGGTTAACTAAATTACGGAGAGGATTAGAAGAAACCCGAAAAGGATTTGTTACTGAATTATTGGATAAATTAGGAGATGATCCTTTGACTCCTGAAGCTCTTGATGATTTAGAGACTTTATTAATAAGAGCTGATGTAGGAATTGATTCAACAGATAAAGTTATAAGTTCTCTAAGAACAAAATTAAATGAGGAAGTTTTGGGTGCAGAAGCAGGAATTAAATTCTTGAAGAAGGAATTAAAATTAATTATCGATAAACCAATAAAAAGTTCTGGCACTGATCTTTTAGTTCCCCAAAAGGGTAAATTAAATGTCTGGTTATTAGTAGGAGTTAATGGTGTTGGTAAAACTACTACATTAGGAAAACTAGCATATTTGTCATCCAAAAGTAATTACAAAACTTTGATAGCTGCAGCTGATACTTTTAGAGCGGCTGCAGTAGAACAACTTAAAGTATGGGGAGATAGAAGTAATGTTGAGGTCATCTCTAATCAATCAAAAAATGCTGATCCAGCTGCTGTAGTTTTTGATGCAATTAATTCTGCAAAAAAAAGAAATGTTGATTTATTACTTGTTGATACAGCTGGTAGATTGCAAACAAAAAATAATTTGATGGATGAATTAGCGAAAATAAAAAAAATTATTGATAGAAAGGTTCCAGATGCAATTGTTGAATCATTATTAGTTTTAGATGCAAGTCAGGGTCAAAATGGCTTAAAGCAAGCAAAAAGTTTTGCTAAATCAGCAGATTTAAGTGGTGCAATTATTACTAAATTAGATGGAACTTCTAGAGGTGGAGTCTCTTTAGCAGTATCTGAAGAAGTAAATTTACCTATAAGGTTTATTGGAGCTGGAGAAGGAATAAAAGATTTGAGACCATTTAATAGTTATGAATTTGTGGAGGCTATGCTCGCTGATAAATAA
- a CDS encoding PP2C family protein-serine/threonine phosphatase yields the protein MTNNQKEKIFSNKFIQQFLDNESNLTLKNNYKFDEIASSLAYYLKSFSNINKLLDYVCLIFKHIFSENIILIIPLNYEGEIWNENIKISDNDQFFTTLEKINGFLNKFNFSKNFKIKDIHTFENTLKNNFKEYKIETKKILSRGKCRGFIYIFSKDISGPSITEDSYFNFVENCLAVGLENHFLIKTKKKHENVDREISTGAEIQSQLLPEYCPTIHGLDLAAHCRPALQLGGDYYDFMCLKTNISEKRKEKSRWAFVIGDVMGKGIPAGLLMTMLRGMLRAEVLTGLPPDRILYDLNQLAINDLDQSHRFVTLFYSDYDPRTRKLRFANAAHNPPLLWKNSDQKIIKLDAEGFVLGLQKDAEYHCGEIKLNDNDLVFYYTDGVIDTSNSLGQRFDEERLIKTLAKLCKQSYTSQEILNKIFKKLDDFTGQNRHLEDDATMVIFQLK from the coding sequence TTGACAAATAATCAAAAAGAAAAAATATTTTCGAACAAATTTATTCAACAATTTTTAGATAATGAATCCAACTTAACTTTAAAAAATAATTATAAATTTGATGAAATTGCTTCTTCATTAGCATATTATTTAAAATCATTTTCCAACATAAATAAGTTACTTGATTATGTATGTTTAATTTTTAAACATATTTTTTCTGAGAATATAATCTTAATTATTCCTTTAAATTATGAGGGGGAGATATGGAACGAAAATATAAAAATTTCCGATAATGATCAATTTTTTACAACTTTAGAGAAAATTAATGGTTTTTTGAATAAATTTAATTTTTCAAAAAATTTTAAAATAAAAGATATTCATACTTTTGAAAATACTTTAAAAAATAACTTTAAAGAATATAAAATTGAAACTAAAAAAATACTATCTAGAGGTAAATGTAGAGGATTTATATATATTTTTAGCAAAGATATTTCTGGCCCGTCGATTACTGAGGATAGTTATTTTAATTTTGTTGAGAATTGTCTAGCGGTTGGATTAGAAAATCACTTCTTAATAAAAACAAAAAAAAAGCATGAAAACGTAGATAGAGAAATTTCTACCGGTGCTGAAATTCAATCTCAATTACTCCCGGAGTATTGTCCAACTATCCATGGTTTAGACCTCGCGGCTCACTGCAGACCAGCTCTCCAGCTTGGTGGGGATTACTATGATTTTATGTGCTTAAAGACAAATATTTCTGAAAAAAGAAAAGAAAAATCAAGATGGGCTTTTGTAATAGGTGATGTCATGGGTAAAGGTATTCCTGCCGGTCTTTTAATGACTATGTTAAGAGGAATGCTACGTGCAGAGGTTCTTACAGGTCTGCCTCCAGATAGAATTTTGTATGATTTGAATCAACTAGCAATAAATGATTTAGATCAATCGCATAGATTTGTGACATTATTTTATTCAGATTATGACCCTAGAACTAGAAAATTAAGATTCGCTAATGCAGCACATAATCCTCCTTTGCTTTGGAAAAATTCAGATCAGAAAATTATAAAATTAGATGCAGAGGGATTTGTACTTGGACTACAAAAAGATGCTGAATATCATTGTGGTGAAATTAAGCTTAATGACAATGATCTAGTTTTTTATTATACAGATGGAGTAATTGATACTTCTAATTCTTTAGGGCAAAGATTTGATGAGGAAAGGTTAATTAAAACACTTGCAAAATTATGCAAGCAATCTTATACATCTCAAGAAATTTTAAATAAAATATTCAAAAAGTTAGATGATTTTACAGGTCAAAATAGACATCTGGAAGATGATGCAACGATGGTAATTTTTCAATTGAAATAG
- the argH gene encoding argininosuccinate lyase — translation MAKVWSKRFDNALDPFIEKFNASIGFDKKLILEDLDCSIAHAKMLGKTKVLSPSETLQIINGLESIKVEYLEGKFSPSLPSEDIHYCIEHKLISLIGETGKKLHTGRSRNDQVGTDIRLWLRKEIDNIEILIADLQKSFLNLAKANIYTLIPGYTHMQRAQPLSLAHHLLAYIEMLQRDRERFKEVRGRVNISPLGAAALAGTKIKIDRHFTAAELGFEKIYKNSIDAVSDRDFCIEFVSTSALLMSHLSKISEEIILWVTDEFSFAKLTDKCATGSSLMPQKKNPDVPELIRGKTGRVYGHLQALLTMVKGVPLSYNKDFQEDKEPIFDTAETISSCITAMTILLNEGIEFNIQNLSDSVENDFSNATDLADYLVSKDVPFRTAYQVVGEIVKYCLKRKMLFKNLKIDEFKKFHPEFDEDVFVDLKPFNVVKSRNSEGGTGFAQVEKEVKNWQKKLSI, via the coding sequence ATGGCAAAAGTTTGGAGTAAAAGATTTGACAATGCACTTGACCCCTTTATTGAAAAATTTAATGCCTCAATTGGTTTTGATAAAAAGCTTATTTTAGAAGATTTAGATTGCTCGATTGCTCATGCGAAAATGCTTGGCAAAACAAAAGTTTTATCACCTTCTGAAACTTTGCAAATTATTAATGGACTTGAGTCAATAAAAGTTGAGTATTTGGAGGGTAAATTTTCTCCTAGCCTACCTTCTGAAGATATTCACTATTGTATAGAACATAAACTGATAAGTTTAATTGGTGAAACTGGTAAAAAGTTACATACTGGTAGAAGTAGAAATGATCAAGTTGGTACAGATATAAGATTGTGGCTGAGAAAAGAGATTGATAATATTGAAATTTTAATTGCCGATTTGCAAAAATCCTTCTTAAATCTCGCTAAAGCAAATATTTATACTTTGATTCCTGGATATACCCACATGCAAAGAGCTCAACCATTATCTTTGGCTCATCATTTATTGGCTTATATAGAAATGCTCCAAAGAGACCGTGAAAGGTTTAAAGAAGTACGCGGAAGAGTAAATATTTCTCCTTTAGGAGCTGCAGCATTAGCTGGAACAAAAATAAAAATAGATAGGCACTTTACAGCTGCAGAATTGGGCTTTGAAAAGATTTATAAAAATAGTATTGATGCTGTTAGCGATAGAGATTTTTGTATAGAGTTTGTTTCTACATCTGCTTTATTAATGTCTCATTTAAGTAAAATTTCAGAGGAAATAATTTTATGGGTAACTGATGAATTTTCTTTTGCAAAGTTAACAGATAAATGTGCCACAGGAAGTAGCTTAATGCCGCAGAAGAAAAATCCCGATGTTCCAGAATTGATAAGAGGTAAGACGGGAAGAGTGTATGGACATCTTCAGGCATTATTAACTATGGTCAAAGGGGTACCTCTCTCATACAATAAAGATTTTCAAGAGGATAAAGAGCCAATATTTGATACTGCAGAAACAATTTCTTCTTGTATTACGGCAATGACTATTCTACTCAATGAAGGTATCGAATTTAATATTCAAAATTTATCTGATTCTGTAGAAAATGATTTTTCTAATGCTACTGATCTAGCAGATTATTTAGTTAGTAAAGATGTTCCTTTTAGAACAGCCTATCAAGTTGTTGGTGAAATAGTTAAATATTGCCTGAAGAGAAAAATGTTGTTCAAAAACCTCAAAATTGATGAATTTAAAAAATTTCATCCCGAATTTGATGAGGATGTTTTTGTGGACCTTAAACCTTTTAATGTCGTTAAATCAAGAAATAGCGAGGGTGGAACAGGTTTTGCTCAGGTAGAAAAAGAGGTAAAAAATTGGCAAAAAAAATTGTCAATTTGA
- a CDS encoding RNA recognition motif domain-containing protein, translating into MSIFVGNLPFRAEREDAIQLFAPFGEVLNCSLPLERDTGRKRGFAFIEMADEAIESTAIDGLQGTELMGRPLRINKAEPRGSGGSRRGGRGGGYGGGNSGGGYGGGGYGGGNSGGGYGGGGYGGGNSGGGYGGGGYGGGGYGGGGYGGGGYGGGNSGGGYGGGNSESNSSNINKSSGAEGWEDRSYGNSSENSEYESGRSRRKRGVSNESNASNEAD; encoded by the coding sequence GTGAGTATTTTTGTTGGCAATTTGCCGTTCCGCGCAGAGCGTGAAGATGCTATACAATTGTTTGCCCCTTTTGGTGAAGTTTTAAATTGCTCTCTTCCCTTGGAGAGAGATACTGGGAGAAAAAGAGGATTCGCATTTATTGAAATGGCTGATGAGGCGATTGAGTCAACAGCTATTGATGGTTTGCAAGGTACGGAACTTATGGGTAGGCCATTAAGAATTAATAAAGCTGAGCCAAGAGGTTCAGGTGGTTCACGTAGAGGAGGAAGAGGCGGCGGTTACGGCGGCGGAAATAGTGGCGGCGGTTATGGTGGCGGCGGCTATGGTGGCGGAAATAGTGGCGGCGGCTATGGTGGCGGCGGCTATGGTGGCGGAAATAGTGGCGGCGGCTATGGTGGCGGCGGCTATGGTGGCGGCGGCTATGGTGGTGGCGGCTATGGTGGCGGCGGCTATGGTGGCGGAAATAGTGGCGGCGGCTATGGTGGCGGTAATTCTGAATCCAATAGCTCTAATATTAATAAATCTTCTGGAGCAGAAGGTTGGGAAGATAGAAGTTATGGAAATTCTTCTGAAAATTCTGAATATGAAAGCGGTAGGAGTAGGAGAAAAAGGGGAGTCTCCAATGAGAGCAATGCTTCAAACGAGGCAGATTAG
- the dusA gene encoding tRNA dihydrouridine(20/20a) synthase DusA: MNFIQPNSIKNIHKLSIAPMMDCTDKHFRMIMRKISSEALLYTEMIVAQSLVYTDKKEYFLDFNSEEHPISIQFGGDDPKILKEAAQMAQDWGYDEINFNVGCPSPRVCSGNFGASLMKDPEKVAKCIESLKNNCNLPVTIKHRIGVDNDDSFVNLNNFVRIIANAGADRFTVHARKAILKGLNPKQNRTIPPLNYDVVKKLKKSNPELLIEINGGLTNIDQSLKALNDFDGVMIGRSIYKHPLRWSEIDQKIYGINKKNKSASNIIFSLIPYIEAHISNGGKSWDICKHLINLVEGIPKAKIWRNQISKKSIKKELDIEYLFKLTSALQEMGF; this comes from the coding sequence ATGAATTTCATTCAGCCTAATTCTATTAAAAATATTCACAAATTAAGTATTGCTCCAATGATGGATTGTACTGATAAGCACTTCAGAATGATAATGAGAAAAATAAGTTCTGAAGCTCTATTGTATACGGAAATGATTGTGGCCCAGAGTTTAGTTTATACGGATAAAAAAGAATATTTTTTAGACTTTAATAGTGAAGAACACCCGATATCGATTCAGTTTGGTGGGGACGACCCTAAAATCCTCAAAGAAGCAGCCCAAATGGCACAGGATTGGGGTTATGACGAAATAAACTTTAATGTTGGTTGTCCCAGTCCTAGGGTTTGTTCTGGAAATTTTGGCGCTTCTCTTATGAAAGATCCTGAAAAAGTAGCAAAATGTATAGAATCTTTAAAAAATAATTGCAACTTACCGGTTACGATCAAACACAGAATCGGTGTAGATAATGATGATAGTTTCGTTAACTTGAATAATTTCGTAAGAATTATCGCAAATGCTGGTGCGGACAGATTTACAGTTCATGCAAGAAAAGCAATATTAAAAGGTCTAAATCCAAAACAAAACAGGACCATACCTCCACTAAATTATGATGTAGTTAAAAAATTAAAAAAATCAAATCCAGAATTGTTAATAGAAATCAATGGGGGTTTAACAAATATCGATCAATCATTAAAAGCCTTAAATGATTTTGATGGGGTAATGATTGGACGGTCAATTTATAAACATCCCTTAAGATGGTCTGAAATTGATCAAAAAATTTATGGAATTAATAAAAAAAACAAATCTGCTTCTAATATTATATTCTCCTTAATTCCATACATAGAAGCTCATATAAGTAATGGAGGAAAATCTTGGGATATTTGTAAACATCTTATAAATTTAGTCGAAGGTATACCAAAAGCAAAAATTTGGAGAAATCAAATTTCAAAAAAATCTATAAAAAAGGAATTAGATATTGAATATCTATTTAAATTAACGTCAGCCCTTCAAGAAATGGGTTTCTAA
- the msrB gene encoding peptide-methionine (R)-S-oxide reductase MsrB — MNQFLSRRTFILIPTMSFLKIIFKPMQVLASSLASKEEWNFSKDEWKARLSPETYYILREEGTERAFSSQLNNEKRKGNFHCAGCDLPLFSSDKKYDSGTGWPSFWDSIEGSVETKVDFKLIVPRTEYHCSRCGGHQGHVFNDGPPPTGKRYCNNGLALKFVPD; from the coding sequence ATGAATCAATTTCTATCAAGAAGAACTTTTATTCTAATTCCTACTATGTCATTCTTAAAAATAATCTTTAAGCCCATGCAAGTATTAGCATCTTCACTTGCTTCTAAAGAAGAGTGGAATTTTTCAAAAGACGAATGGAAAGCTAGGCTTAGTCCTGAAACTTATTATATTTTGAGGGAGGAAGGGACTGAAAGAGCTTTTAGTAGTCAACTAAATAATGAGAAGAGAAAAGGGAATTTTCATTGTGCAGGATGTGATTTACCACTTTTTTCCTCAGATAAAAAATACGATAGTGGTACAGGATGGCCAAGTTTTTGGGATTCAATTGAAGGATCAGTAGAAACAAAAGTTGATTTCAAGTTAATTGTCCCAAGAACCGAATATCATTGCTCTCGATGTGGAGGTCATCAAGGACATGTCTTCAATGATGGGCCGCCTCCCACTGGTAAAAGATACTGTAACAATGGATTAGCATTAAAATTTGTTCCTGATTAA
- the grpE gene encoding nucleotide exchange factor GrpE has translation MIENQSDNIDNKEIDVSIQDNAPEDKSSMQNSTTENDELSSQKTEEINTEELKNTISNNDARLEQLEKEHETLKNQYVRISADFDNFRKRQSRDQDDLKIQLVSKTLTAILPIVDNFERARQQLKPESEEAQALHRSYQGLYKQLVEVLKQQGVSPMRVVGQQFDPNLHEAVLREPSEEFEEDFIIEELQRGYHLEGKVLRHALAKVSMGPGKQKSQQEVEKDTVEGDVDSDANTSEDV, from the coding sequence ATGATTGAAAATCAATCAGACAATATTGATAATAAGGAAATTGATGTTTCTATTCAGGATAATGCTCCTGAAGATAAATCATCTATGCAAAATTCAACAACCGAAAATGATGAATTATCTTCTCAAAAAACAGAAGAAATAAATACTGAAGAATTAAAAAATACTATTTCAAATAATGATGCAAGATTGGAACAATTAGAAAAAGAGCATGAAACATTAAAAAATCAATATGTAAGAATTTCAGCAGATTTTGATAATTTTAGAAAAAGGCAGTCAAGGGATCAGGATGATTTAAAAATCCAACTTGTTTCAAAAACTTTAACTGCAATACTCCCTATTGTTGATAATTTTGAGAGAGCAAGACAACAACTTAAACCAGAAAGTGAAGAAGCTCAAGCTCTTCATAGAAGTTATCAAGGATTGTATAAACAATTGGTAGAAGTTTTAAAACAACAGGGAGTCTCACCCATGAGAGTTGTAGGTCAACAATTTGATCCAAATTTGCACGAAGCTGTATTAAGAGAGCCTAGTGAAGAGTTTGAAGAGGATTTTATTATTGAAGAATTGCAGCGAGGATATCATTTAGAGGGTAAGGTTTTGAGACATGCATTGGCTAAGGTTTCTATGGGACCTGGTAAACAAAAATCACAACAGGAAGTAGAAAAGGATACAGTTGAAGGGGATGTTGATTCAGATGCAAATACTTCTGAAGATGTATAA
- the dnaJ gene encoding molecular chaperone DnaJ encodes MADFYQILGVSRDADADTLKRAYRKLARQYHPDVNKEPGAEDKFKEIGKAYEALADPETRARYDQFGEAGLGGAAGMPDMGDMGGFADLFETFFNGFGGQNPQGGRTQRRGPQQGDDLRYDLNVDFKDAIFGQQREIKIPHLETCEVCRGTGAKPGTGPKTCSTCGGSGQVRRATRTPFGNFTQVAECPSCNGAGQIIADPCVSCGGNGVKQVRKKLRINIPAGVDTGTKLRVSGEGNVGLKGGPPGDLYVFIKVKNDSKLKRDGVTIYSEIDVSYLQAILGDTVKVTTVDGNVNLKIPCGTQPNTTLSLENKGVPRLGNPVARGNHEVLVKVKLPTRVTDEERKLLEGLASQYSDKNINSSSGLFSKLFGKES; translated from the coding sequence ATGGCTGATTTTTACCAAATACTTGGAGTTTCAAGAGATGCTGATGCAGATACTCTAAAAAGGGCTTATAGAAAGTTAGCGAGACAATATCATCCTGATGTTAATAAAGAACCTGGTGCTGAAGATAAATTTAAAGAAATTGGTAAGGCTTATGAAGCATTAGCTGATCCTGAAACAAGAGCTAGATACGATCAGTTTGGAGAGGCCGGCCTTGGAGGTGCAGCCGGAATGCCTGATATGGGCGATATGGGTGGCTTTGCAGATTTATTTGAAACTTTTTTTAATGGCTTTGGTGGACAAAATCCTCAGGGTGGAAGAACTCAAAGAAGAGGCCCTCAACAAGGAGATGATCTCAGGTATGACCTTAATGTTGACTTTAAAGATGCAATATTCGGCCAACAAAGAGAAATTAAAATTCCTCATCTTGAGACATGCGAAGTCTGTAGGGGAACGGGAGCTAAGCCAGGTACCGGACCAAAAACTTGTTCAACATGTGGGGGAAGTGGACAAGTAAGAAGAGCTACGAGAACACCTTTTGGTAATTTTACACAAGTTGCTGAATGCCCTTCATGCAATGGAGCTGGTCAGATAATTGCAGATCCATGTGTAAGTTGCGGCGGTAATGGAGTAAAGCAAGTTAGAAAAAAATTAAGAATTAATATTCCTGCAGGAGTTGATACAGGTACTAAATTAAGAGTTTCCGGAGAGGGTAATGTTGGTTTAAAAGGGGGTCCACCTGGAGATCTTTATGTTTTTATCAAGGTTAAGAATGATTCAAAACTTAAAAGAGATGGTGTGACTATTTACTCAGAAATAGATGTGAGTTATTTACAGGCCATTTTAGGTGACACTGTTAAAGTTACTACAGTTGATGGAAATGTTAATTTAAAAATTCCGTGTGGCACCCAGCCAAATACAACTCTTTCACTTGAGAATAAAGGGGTACCTAGACTTGGTAATCCGGTTGCTAGAGGAAATCATGAAGTCTTAGTAAAAGTAAAATTGCCAACTCGTGTAACTGACGAAGAACGAAAGCTTTTGGAGGGTTTAGCTTCGCAATATTCAGACAAAAATATTAATTCCAGTAGTGGACTTTTTAGTAAATTATTTGGTAAAGAATCTTAA
- a CDS encoding sulfurtransferase TusA family protein, whose product MTSLKHLDLKSVPCPLNVVKIKLALEKLSKNEQLIVELDKGEPEEMVLNNLKEMGCFFKQIKESKKFIKIKILNEN is encoded by the coding sequence ATGACTTCTTTAAAGCATTTGGATCTTAAATCTGTTCCATGTCCTTTAAATGTTGTCAAAATCAAATTGGCTTTGGAAAAGTTATCTAAAAATGAACAACTTATAGTTGAACTAGATAAAGGTGAGCCAGAAGAAATGGTATTAAATAACTTAAAAGAGATGGGATGTTTCTTTAAGCAAATTAAAGAAAGTAAAAAATTTATAAAAATAAAAATATTGAATGAAAACTAA
- the rsgA gene encoding ribosome small subunit-dependent GTPase A — MKTNSKNLGLVTKKFNDFFLVDLKNQENSENSDKFLCKVRKSINFKDQLIYVGDEVIIENIDLKSKRAIITSLMKRKNLLIRPSVANISNIYITFSVEEPELNLSQVNRFLISAESMGVEVSLVLTKCDLISDKRRSSLIDKFEKWGYQAITLNFERSDYFNNLLADLKQKKCSIFMGPSGVGKTTLLNMIIPGLQNSTAPVSNKIKRGKNTTRNIELFSISNQSYIVDTPGFNMQPPEIDINLLPNLYAEIYKQVIEEGIKCKFRNCLHLKDEGCNLNKSFERYSFYKEMIESAKSHYYQNQED, encoded by the coding sequence ATGAAAACTAATAGTAAAAATTTAGGTTTAGTTACGAAAAAATTTAATGATTTTTTTTTAGTTGACTTAAAAAATCAAGAAAACTCTGAAAATAGCGACAAATTTTTATGTAAGGTGAGGAAGTCTATAAATTTTAAGGATCAATTAATTTATGTTGGTGACGAAGTAATAATTGAAAATATCGATTTAAAAAGTAAACGCGCAATAATAACAAGTCTTATGAAAAGAAAAAATTTATTAATTAGACCCTCAGTCGCAAATATTTCTAACATATACATCACTTTTTCAGTAGAAGAGCCAGAGTTAAATTTATCTCAAGTTAATAGGTTTTTGATATCAGCAGAATCTATGGGTGTTGAAGTGTCATTAGTTTTGACAAAATGTGATTTAATTTCAGATAAAAGAAGATCTTCATTAATTGATAAATTTGAGAAATGGGGTTACCAAGCAATAACTTTAAATTTTGAAAGATCTGATTACTTTAATAATTTATTAGCTGATTTAAAGCAAAAAAAGTGTTCAATTTTTATGGGCCCATCAGGTGTTGGCAAAACTACTTTGCTTAATATGATAATTCCAGGCCTTCAAAATAGTACTGCTCCAGTTTCCAATAAAATTAAGAGAGGTAAAAACACAACTCGAAATATAGAGTTATTTTCAATATCGAATCAAAGTTACATTGTGGATACTCCTGGTTTTAATATGCAACCTCCAGAGATTGATATTAATTTGTTACCAAATCTTTATGCAGAAATATATAAACAGGTAATTGAAGAAGGAATTAAGTGTAAATTTCGTAACTGCTTACATTTAAAAGACGAGGGTTGTAATTTAAATAAATCCTTTGAAAGATATTCTTTTTATAAAGAAATGATTGAGTCTGCTAAGAGTCATTATTATCAAAACCAGGAAGATTAA
- a CDS encoding YbaB/EbfC family nucleoid-associated protein — translation MAGFGLPNFGQLTEAFKKAKQIQQDAQKLQDELENMEIEGKSDDEMIKVWISGNQLPLKVEVQENFLNADKEKIEQNILQAIKKAHELSTTTMKERMNDLTGGLNLNLPGFDNNDS, via the coding sequence ATGGCGGGTTTTGGACTTCCAAACTTTGGACAACTTACAGAAGCTTTTAAAAAAGCTAAACAAATTCAGCAAGATGCTCAAAAATTACAAGATGAACTTGAAAATATGGAGATTGAAGGAAAAAGTGATGATGAAATGATAAAAGTCTGGATAAGTGGAAATCAACTTCCTTTAAAGGTAGAAGTACAAGAAAATTTTTTAAATGCAGATAAAGAAAAAATAGAGCAAAACATTTTACAAGCTATTAAAAAAGCTCATGAATTATCAACTACAACTATGAAAGAAAGGATGAATGATTTGACTGGTGGATTAAATCTTAATCTTCCTGGTTTTGATAATAATGACTCTTAG